The Malus sylvestris chromosome 3, drMalSylv7.2, whole genome shotgun sequence genomic sequence GTGATTCTTTTATAGGTTTCTAAATGAGTGTCAAACACTGGAGGACGTGTTTATGATGTCCTTGAAAGTGTTTCACAAATCCTAATGAAAATAAGAGAACTGCTGTGCGTATCAGAGAAAGAGTAGAAACACAATTGCAACCGAAAGACTTCAGCAATAAGATGGCAGAAGGATGAATTGTGAACATCGAAAGAGATAAAAACTTGTCTGATAATGATAATGTCAATGTCAATGTCATACATACCTCTGCTGAAGAAAACGTTAGTGCGACTCTAAGGTAAGGATCCCATGAATTGACATGATCAACTGTCTGATTAAGCGCTATTTGCCCGGATTTCCAATCAAGGAAGCTTGAGATATACTGGATAATGTAAAGAGCAGGAGCTTCTTTCTCCTCTTCAAAATATATGGAATCTCCTAGCTTTGAGAATGATTCAATACCTACAAAAGCATTAAGAACTTAGACAAAACTGACGGTCGTTCACAGTGCTTACAGAAACAAGTCAAAATGCAATCTAAATTTTTCTTCCATCAGAACAAATTGAAAATGAGAAGGCACATCATTACGATATATAGATCATGACGAGTTTAGAAAGAATCTGAAATTCCCTTGAAGGGAAAGGTAAGAGGGACAAGAAAATCCCAATAAATCTCATACCAGTGCCATAGCAGCACCAGAAAGTCTCGAAGGGTTTTCCCCAACCATGGTAGCTTCTGGCCTTGGAATTTCCACGACCCAGTGGAAGCATGTAAATCATGACTCCAGGCTCTGTCCCTCTTTGGATGCTTAGCACGCCATTTGTCAGAGCTCGCTCGTAATAATCCGCATATGCTGTTTCTTTGGTCCATCTAAACAGGTGGCGAGAGACCTACAAGATCATTGAGATGTGGTAAAGTAGCAGCAGAAAAAGGCCTTTTATCGTGCATAACAACAAAACTCAAACGataattgttgatgcacaaaaccggaagggtcttggaacaacgtaaatccgactgtgaatctgcaagaaagtaaataacacacgatgtatcgtggttcaccccaatgtttgggctacgtccacactgataatgtttttctctgagaggattgtgagggagagagcctctgtaatgtgagagcgaggctttgagagggtgagCGTCAgacctaagaattggcctctcttaatgaggagagtgaagggtccttttatagaataagggctatCGTGTAAGATATATAAGGTACGCCAGCACCAGTTCTAGCTTTATGAAATGAAATAAACTTgaatttaaaatcaatcaatcaattccCGCATAACTTATAAAAAATCCTTCAGCCTTGAGAACGATTACAATGGGCATACCTTCAGCATGTTATAAGTTGTGCACGACTCCTCGTTCTCAGTTTGTAGAGTGCTCGCCAACCTTTTAGGGTTGGACCTGTTCACAAGTTGAGGAAAGCAAATCCAAACAATTTGGGATCCATGTTAAGACTTTATAAGTACTTATCCTCAAAGTAGTACTGGGATTCAGGCAAAAGGAAGAGCTTATTATGAATGAGCTGAAAATGAAACATCAATATCTGAATTTTAGTACCAGAACTCGCTCACTGATGTCCCTCCGGTTGCATAGCTGTGAGAAGAGTTAACAATGTTCATAAAGAAAGTACTCATTTCCtgaaaatttcagattttttttataaatgtcAGAATAAACAACCCTTCACAAATACTAATGATGTAGTCACTAAGGAAATAGAAAAAATGGTAATCAAATGATTAAAAATCGCAAGAGCAATACCATTTACAAAAAGATAAGTAACATCCATACAAACTCGCATGGTGATCATGTGCAAGGAACATAAACCGTAGAAAGGATCTTAGGTTTTGTTGATAATCGTTGTTCAGATACTCTAAAAGATGAATAAATCATTTACCTTATAAAGTGGATCACCAGTGACTTCATATCGCATTTGAGCACCGATAACAATTGGAATATGCGTGTTAGCGTGAAAACCAGATATGTCATCAGCCTGCAAATATCAAAACTACTTGATGAGAGGGATTCCAAAATATAAGGTTCAGAGAAGCTAGAAATTAGCTGTCATAGCTGGTGTTTACCAACGGGAAgagaaaggaaaacaaaatctGCATGAAACCTAGGGTCAAGCTAGACATACTGAACCGAAAATAATGGTTACCTGCACTGCCAGCACTCCCAGAAAACATGGTTTGTCGAAAAGATGAGCCAACAATAAATGCTTTGCATCTCCCTGCGCATGGTAACAAGAAAGGTCAATGCCACAACTCTAATGTTCAAAACACTAAAAGTCTATAAAGTAGTTCACATATCAATGGAAACTAGAgttctgatgtggttgccatcgAAATAGTAAATTCCATGAAACTTCTACACGGGCTTTTTCCTAATGTTTAGAACAGGGCATATGACATACATGAGCTGTTTTATCTCCCAAATACCATATTTTCAAAGAAAGGTCCTAACAAATAAGAATGGTAGTTCCTACTACTGCTAATTCCAACCAGGTCAAAGACAGAATTAACTGTCTGCACAAAAAATGAACAATCTAAAAGATGAGCCAAGAGTACATTATAATAAATCTTACATACCGTTATAGCATATAGCTTATAAAGAACATCATTCATCCCACCAGTTTCTTCATTGAGTGCAGTATAATGCCTTTCTACACTGTACTTGGATATCACATTCTGAACACGGTTGTAGAAGTACTCAACCATCCATGTGACCATTTTTAACGCTTGAGCATTATCAGCAAATATATACTGATCCAATAGGCCTGCCAATATCTGTCGAAGTAGACAATTCAGAAAAGCTAATGATGCATCCCTTCGAATCAAAACGAAGTACTGGCAATAGATAATAAACTAAGTAGATTCTACCTTGTGAATGGTGTAATAAGGAGCCCAGACAGGCTTAACAGCTTCAAATCGATCAAATTCTTCAGATGGAAAGGCAGAAAGATATCCGCTGCCAATTTTTTTCTGACAAAGAGAGAGACTGTCCACCAGTGCCGACATTTTATCTTTGACGATCTGATTATGAGTGCTAGCCCACATTTGTGCTGTTGCACTCAAGTAATGCccttcaaaataaaaaagcaagaCATTTATACACCTCCACACAACCcgaattttcaaaaaataaaatcgcAATTGAAAACAACTCCATTGCTGAATTTCAGTTATATATCAGAGACCAAGGCAGTAGAACGTGGAGGCAGGGAATGCCTCTATAGTATATCAGTCGTTCCCCAAAATAATCGGAACAATGTGCAAGTGTTCTCCAAACTAAAATTGAAGTAAACACAGTCACATTGTATAGATATGAGAAGACAATATCAATGAAGAAATGTATTAACATGTAAGAACAGAGAAATTAGACTAAAGATATGATCAAAAGGCTTAACAATGTTGACAGAGAAAACAAAGGGAATGAGTTAACAAATAAGACTAACCTACGAAATGACCCCGAAGCTCACAAGTCGGGTCCTCCCAACCCTTATATGGTGTTCCAGGGGTTGGCAAACCCGCTGTCTGACGAAAGTTCCAAATTAAACTATCTGAATCCAACATCAATAAGTACTCCAAATTTGTTTGCTGTGCCCTTCCATGTTGTGAAGTTGGATGCAACCTCACATCATGCAATGGCACTTCCTTAAGAAAACCTCCGGAGGCCTCAAAACCGCCAGAAGTTTTCATTTTCCGGTACATCATTCCCCATtcaacttcatcttcttccctcagTATCTTTCTTGGGAGCAAATCCATCCACGCCGAATCATCGGTAGGTATCAAGTGGTAGTATGAGAATATTTCCTCCTTGAGTGTCTCATTGTGGGAAGATAAGAGGTCATACCGGTAAGTATGTGATGAAAGCTGAGTAGGGATGTTTGTACATTCCTTCCCCACAGCAAAACCACATAGAAGAAGGATTACAAACACAGCTAACAAATCAATAAACACAAAGCCCttcattttcatcaaaaccccAGATTAAAATGATCCCAATATGATTGAAACCAAGTAaataaacaccaaaaacaccCCCACTAAGCAGTCAAAATTCAGTCCACAAACTTCACATTCAACTGCCaatataaaaacaataaaactttaccaaaaccaaacaattaaAACCTCTGGAAGTCACAAAATaatcaaagtgttaaatttttaacaaaaacccaacaaagaaATTCTCTGAAAGTCACAACTTCAATAACATTAGAGTACAAAGCACCAGAAAACAGGCAGTTTGAGCTCAAAAGCCCAATTGAATAAAATCAAAGCATCTGTTTTTTGGCAAAACCCAGAAGACAACTCACTCCAAATTCAGGGAACAACTGTATAATTTATAAAGGAGAGAGAAGGAAcaagaaaaagttaaaaacagaAGCACatgtgggagtgagaaggtgA encodes the following:
- the LOC126616245 gene encoding uncharacterized protein LOC126616245 isoform X2; protein product: MKMKGFVFIDLLAVFVILLLCGFAVGKECTNIPTQLSSHTYRYDLLSSHNETLKEEIFSYYHLIPTDDSAWMDLLPRKILREEDEVEWGMMYRKMKTSGGFEASGGFLKEVPLHDVRLHPTSQHGRAQQTNLEYLLMLDSDSLIWNFRQTAGLPTPGTPYKGWEDPTCELRGHFVGHYLSATAQMWASTHNQIVKDKMSALVDSLSLCQKKIGSGYLSAFPSEEFDRFEAVKPVWAPYYTIHKILAGLLDQYIFADNAQALKMVTWMVEYFYNRVQNVISKYSVERHYTALNEETGGMNDVLYKLYAITGDAKHLLLAHLFDKPCFLGVLAVQADDISGFHANTHIPIVIGAQMRYEVTGDPLYKEMSTFFMNIVNSSHSYATGGTSVSEFWSNPKRLASTLQTENEESCTTYNMLKVSRHLFRWTKETAYADYYERALTNGVLSIQRGTEPGVMIYMLPLGRGNSKARSYHGWGKPFETFWCCYGTGIESFSKLGDSIYFEEEKEAPALYIIQYISSFLDWKSGQIALNQTVDHVNSWDPYLRVALTFSSAEGTGKSSTLNLRIPIWTDSNGAKAALNGQSLSVPAPGSFLTVTRKWSPGDILTLQLPISLRTEAIKDDRPEYASVQAILYGPYLLAAHTSGNWDINTGSVRSLSDWITPIPFSYNNFLVSLSQESGSSSFVIANLNESIGLDKFPETGTDAANHATFRLVISDMSTELSSANDVIGKSIMLELFDLPGKVVVQQGIDENLGIADMSTSRDTSVFRLVQGLDGKNTTVSLESESNQGCYVYSENVEANADLKLVCSSESSSAGFNQAASFVMNNGINQYHPISFVAKGTPRNFLLAPLSTFKDESYTAYLNILT
- the LOC126616245 gene encoding uncharacterized protein LOC126616245 isoform X1, producing the protein MKMKGFVFIDLLAVFVILLLCGFAVGKECTNIPTQLSSHTYRYDLLSSHNETLKEEIFSYYHLIPTDDSAWMDLLPRKILREEDEVEWGMMYRKMKTSGGFEASGGFLKEVPLHDVRLHPTSQHGRAQQTNLEYLLMLDSDSLIWNFRQTAGLPTPGTPYKGWEDPTCELRGHFVGHYLSATAQMWASTHNQIVKDKMSALVDSLSLCQKKIGSGYLSAFPSEEFDRFEAVKPVWAPYYTIHKILAGLLDQYIFADNAQALKMVTWMVEYFYNRVQNVISKYSVERHYTALNEETGGMNDVLYKLYAITGDAKHLLLAHLFDKPCFLGVLAVQADDISGFHANTHIPIVIGAQMRYEVTGDPLYKEMSTFFMNIVNSSHSYATGGTSVSEFWSNPKRLASTLQTENEESCTTYNMLKVSRHLFRWTKETAYADYYERALTNGVLSIQRGTEPGVMIYMLPLGRGNSKARSYHGWGKPFETFWCCYGTGIESFSKLGDSIYFEEEKEAPALYIIQYISSFLDWKSGQIALNQTVDHVNSWDPYLRVALTFSSAEGTGKSSTLNLRIPIWTDSNGAKAALNGQSLSVPAPAGSFLTVTRKWSPGDILTLQLPISLRTEAIKDDRPEYASVQAILYGPYLLAAHTSGNWDINTGSVRSLSDWITPIPFSYNNFLVSLSQESGSSSFVIANLNESIGLDKFPETGTDAANHATFRLVISDMSTELSSANDVIGKSIMLELFDLPGKVVVQQGIDENLGIADMSTSRDTSVFRLVQGLDGKNTTVSLESESNQGCYVYSENVEANADLKLVCSSESSSAGFNQAASFVMNNGINQYHPISFVAKGTPRNFLLAPLSTFKDESYTAYLNILT